The Takifugu flavidus isolate HTHZ2018 chromosome 17, ASM371156v2, whole genome shotgun sequence genome contains a region encoding:
- the LOC130514308 gene encoding rho GTPase-activating protein 21-like isoform X3, with the protein MLAQRNGLPPGCKPVPLQDRPDLPDVDKTTPGCCSFSPSPSSGGCPWARLAGVDGCLSEPYCLWFQFLARAYWGEVELGLASPNHSVSWARFKDASRKNCVRFRAKQKDGRDQSETAATASPGPEEEPFSWPGPKTLRLRRTSQGFGFTLRHFIVYPPESAVHNSLKDEENGSRGRPRNRLEPMDTIFVKQVKEGGPAHRAGLCTGDRIVKVNGESIIGKTYSQVIALIQNSDASLELCVMPKDEDILQLFSRDITALAYSQDAYLKGNEAYSGNAQNIPEPPPICYPRIEVKAAGMAQMSESGAVGEMLPASAQGPGRQGGAAEKSYRVEIPVPPSPTASQQTLKSQGAVCVCSENSRTAPVSMDPVERGPRVARAGPSHRTEENRYSPPAASVKSKPFIPSVPGGAQLQHPSSHPTESPVFYPSSSLRTGSIFSDRLSSPVRSSINPASPDAFSNDLNHYSPSPPSTSQHQNIDWKNYTTYKDYIDAKRLHTYGCRTIQERLDSLRAASSSSSAYSQQRTPPPPSSSPRGAPESQVKRRSTSTDRGVETSGRSTARAPLRSASQERLWGGTERTVPVRNWPRSASEDALPFSSPVGFAKPRARSCDYLGKQPGEAGVASGGDRAGFEDRLRLFRGEEARVPRQGATVTALPYLNRNLPGKEEEGQGSVLPYSPVAAPVFTKGKTDSRTDCVILRPSRLPVKNSISDPSTILSTVKTTEPLKDQRANIIGNHISYPSPLHLQLRGRADSLKMESRAEVGLTARSSSCSGPSSKLPMQRHSEGVAALSSFGSTAINGDVNQKPTPGAPARANGGRFQGVEGPDATIVVLRRDKNYGPPLVRPPPYALALDVGQKDTTPKSPPLVKAGSLDGAMCWMSDSCRERHHRRLGDTRHKSKHLDDSLDSIPFIDEPSSPSVDLDSSPIPASAVISGAPTVTTIPPSPTSPSSLIRRQLSHDHDSGTKTERSKSYDEGLDNYREEGRGRSLIPGLKSLRKVDRSSEDSGSRGDSSSDVFCDATKEGPLQFKQLSADKNKRVGGGMRPWKQMYAVLRGHYLCLYKDRREGHAHANCQTVEEPLPISIRSCLIDISYSDTKRKNVLRLTTSDCEYLFQAEDREDMLAWIRVIQENGNLDEENAAFTSHDLISRKIREYKTLTSPTSSKTEPSPKSSRQSLSIKHTLLGGKGEPKAPSPHSKPEQDRKSLHKDDTSPPKDKGTWRKGIPGLMRKPFEKKPSPGVTFGVRLDDCPPAQNNKFVPLIVEVCCNLVEERGLEYTGIYRVPGNNAAISNMQEELNNKGMNDIDPRDDKWRDLNVISSLLKSFFRKLPEPLFTNDKYADFIEANRTEDPVERLKVLKRLLHELPAHHYETLKFLSAHLKTVAENSEKNKMEPRNLAIVFGPTLVRTTDDNMTHMVTHMPDQYRIVETLIQNYDWFFTEEGNGEPVTVSREESAVESQPVPNIDHLLTNIGRTGTSQGEVSDSPTSDSAKSKGSWGSAKDPCTRDLLVSSIFAAASRKRRKSKEKPQPSSSDDDLDSVFLKKEIPGQKANAHHLLQTEAQSRLGPKTTLPARAEERKENGKTVELAPKAKREHRKSIFLKGTTPPRHPSPCPSPNIYQSVPQGKSSSSDPPSQFDENTSDLGTMSSGASVPRSRPKKWSAGMSADLPAGAVPGSGGSAGAEVSSITSDYSTTSSITFLTGAESGALSPELHGGEEADDERSELISEGRPMETDSESDFPVFAPDGGNSHSTPRSGQSLEKSELRGEAQGGTAGKLEARRLFPTQRMIECDTLSRRWSLRQKTDSESSVEGLTGGREGNEAKESSTRLSRVLGVIKKGRPASSVSSSPRSEPERHDAAWHLKITERLKFRLRTSADDMFTQKNRTPDARGKKKSIRRRHTMGGQRDFAELAIINDWREQGGVDQAAELSALDRLKPRCSSQDFSIRDWISRDRCRDSVSSVEVAPRAVPEDDHQENQDATAEGPRSPAPPNTQPLPGEHVNGGGLQSKNKGNLGVDPHPHKLSGAQVVRSRFYQYL; encoded by the exons GGCGACCGAGGAACCGCCTGGAGCCAATGGACACCATTTTTGTCAAGCAAGTGAAGGAGGGGGGCCCTGCCCACAGAGCTGGACTCtgcacag GGGATCGGATAGTGAAGGTGAATGGAGAGAGCATCATTGGGAAGACTTACTCCCAAGTGATCGCTTTGATCCAGAACAG CGACGCCTCGCTGGAACTCTGCGTGATGCCAAAGGATGAGGACATTTTGCAGCTG TTTTCCAGGGATATCACTGCTCTG GCGTATTCCCAGGATGCATACCTCAAAGGAAATGAGGCGTACAGCGGAAATGCCCAGAACATCCCGGAACCCCCTCCCATCTGCTACCCTCGGATAGAAGTTAAGGCCGCTGGAATGGCGCAGATGTCGGAGTCTGGGGCAGTCGGCGAGATGCTTCCGGCATCAGCTCAGGGACCAGGAAGGCAAGGTGGAGCCGCGGAAAAGAGTTACCGGGTGGAAATCCCGGTTCCTCCGTCTCCGACAGCCTCTCAGCAGACCCTCAAGTCTCAgggtgctgtgtgtgtctgcagtgagAATTCCAGGACAGCACCCGTGTCTATGGATCCCGTTGAGAGGGGGCCCCGTGTGGCCCGGGCTGGACCCAGCCACAGAACAGAGGAAAACCGGTACAGCCCTCCAGCAGCCTCGGTTAAATCCAAACCATTTATTCCCTCGGTACCCGGTGGCGCCCAGTTGCAGCACCCGTCCTCTCATCCCACAGAAAGCCCTGTCTTCTACCCATCCTCCAGCCTACGGACTGGGTCCATCTTCTCTGACAGGTTATCCTCACCTGTACGATCCAGTATCAACCCCGCCTCTCCAGACGCCTTCTCCAATGATTTGAACCACTACtcaccctctcccccctccacctctcaaCACCAGAACATCGACTGGAAAAACTACACCACCTATAAAGACTACATAGACGCTAAGAGGCTGCACACGTACGGCTGCCGCACCATCCAGGAGCGCCTGGACAGCTTACGTGccgccagcagctccagctctgcgtATTCCCAGCAACGcacgcccccccctcccagcagcagcccgaGAGGAGCGCCGGAATCTCAGGTCAAACGGAGAAGCACCTCCACGGATCGCGGGGTGGAAACAAGCGGCCGCAGCACTGCGAGGGCACCTTTACGTAGCGCCTCCCAGGAGAGGCTCTGGGGCGGGACCGAGAGGACGGTACCGGTTAGGAACTGGCCTCGCAGTGCGTCTGAGGACGCGCTGCCTTTTTCCAGCCCCGTTGGATTCGCCAAACCAAGAGCACGGTCCTGTGACTACCTGGGGAAGCAGCCTGGGGAAGCAGGCGTAGCGTCTGGGGGAGATAGGGCAGGATTTGAGGACAGACTGCGGCTCTTCCGGGGGGAGGAAGCCAGAGTTCCCAGGCAGGGGGCGACTGTGACAGCTTTACCGTACCTTAACAGGAATCTCCctgggaaagaggaagaaggccAGGGAAGTGTTTTACCTTACTCGCCCGTAGCTGCTCCTGTGTTTACTAAAGGTAAAACTGATTCCAGGACGGACTGTGTCATTTTGAGACCATCGCGTCTCCCCGTCAAAAACTCCATCTCAGACCCTTCGACCATCTTATCTACCGTTAAAACCACAGAACCTCTTAAAGACCAAAGAGCAAATATCATCGGCAACCACATCAGCTACCCTTCCCCTCTGCACCTGCAGCTCCGAGGCAGGGCAGACAGTTTGAAGATGGAGAGTCGGGCCGAGGTCGGTTTGACAGCCAGGTCGTCCTCCTGCTCCGGTCCGTCCTCTAAACTGCCCATGCAGAGACACTCGGAAGGCGTGgctgctctttcttcttttggGTCCACCGCCATTAATGGAGACGTCAACCAAAAGCCAACGCCCGGCGCCCCTGCGCGGGCCAACGGTGGGCGTTTTCAGGGTGTCGAAGGACCAGACGCCACCATTGTCGTCCTAAGACGGGATAAAAACTATGGACCTCCCCTCGTGCGCCCTCCGCCCTACGCTCTGGCTCTTGACGTCGGCCAGAAGGACACGACTCCCAAATCGCCCCCTCTGGTGAAGGCTGGCTCTCTAGATGGAGCCATGTGCTGGATGTCAGACAGCTGTAGGGAGAGGCACCACAGAAGGCTCGGGGACACGCGCCACAAGTCCAAACATCTGGACGACTCCCTGGATTCAATCCCCTTCATCG ACGAACCCTCCAGCCCCAGCGTGGACCTGGACAGCAGTCCCATCCCAGCCTCTGCAGTCATATCTGGAGCTCCCACCGTCACCACCATCCCTCCCAGCCCCACGTCTCCATCCTCCCTCATTCGACGCCAGCTGTCGCACGACCACG ATTCTGGTACCAAAACAGAGAGGTCCAAGTCGTACGATGAAGGCCTAGATAACTACCGGGAGGAGGGCAGAGG GAGGTCTTTAATACCAGGGCTGAAGAGTCTCCGGAAG GTCGACAGGTCATCAGAGGACTCGGGCTCCAGGGGCGACTCGTCCTCCGACGTCTTCTGCGACGCCACGAAAGAGGGGCCGTTGCAGTTTAAGCAGCTGAGCGCAGACAAGAACAAG CGGGTCGGCGGGGGAATGCGCCCCTGGAAACAGATGTACGCCGTGCTGCGAGGTCACTACCTCTGCCTGTacaaagacaggagggaggggcaCGCGCACGCCAACTGCCAGACGGTGGAGGAGCCGCTGCCCATCAGCATCAGGTCCTGTCTGATCGACATCTCGTACAGCGACACCAAACGCAAGAACGTGCTGCGGCTGACCACCTCGGACTGCGAGTACCTGTTCCAGGCTGAGGACCGCGAGGACATGCTGGCCTGGATCAGGGTCATCCAGGAGAACGGCAACCTGGACGAGGAG AATGCGGCCTTCACCAGCCATGACCTCATCAGCAGGAAGATCAGAGAGTACAAAACCTTGACCAG CCCGACAAGCAGCAAGACGGAACCGTCGCCCAAATCTTCCCGTCAGTCGCTgagcatcaaacacacactgctggggGGCAAAGGAGAGCCCAAAGCCCCAAGTCCACACTCCAAACctgagcaggacaggaagagctTGCACAAAG ATGACACCAGCCCCCCCAAAGACAAAGGAACGTGGAGGAAAGGCATCCCGGGACTGATGAGGAAGCCGTTCGAGAAGAAGCCGTCGCCTGGAGTCACGTTCGGAGTGAGGCTGGACGACTGTCCTCCGGCACAGAACAACAAG TTTGTGCCTCTGATCGTGGAAGTCTGCTGTAACCTGGTGGAGGAGCGGGGGCTGGAGTACACGGGCATCTACAGAGTCCCTGGAAACAACGCTGCCATCTCCAACATGCAGGAGGAGCTCAACAACAAGGGCATGAACGATATCGACCCCCGCGATGAC AAATGGAGAGACCTCAATGTCATCAGCAGCTTACTGAAGTCTTTCTTCAGGAAACTTCCAGAGCCGTTGTTCACCAACG ATAAGTATGCAGATTTTATAGAAGCCAACAGAACCGAGGACCCGGTGGAGAGACTCAAAGTGCTGAAGAGGCTG CTCCACGAGCTGCCAGCGCATCATTACGAGACTCTCAagttcctctcagctcatcTGAAAACTGTGGCTGAAAACTCGGAGAAGAACAAG atgGAGCCGAGAAACCTGGCGATCGTGTTCGGTCCCACGCTGGTGCGCACCACAGACGACAACATGACCCACATGGTGACACACATGCCGGACCAGTACAGGATAGTGGAGACGCTGATCCAGAAT tACGACTGGTTTTTCACAGAAGAGGGGAACGGAGAACCTGTG ACCGTGTCCCGGGAAGAGAGCGCCGTGGAGTCCCAGCCCGTGCCCAACATCGATCACCTGTTGACCAACATCGGCCGTACGGGGACGTCGCAGGGTGAAGTGTCAG ATTCACCCACTAGCGACTCTGCTAAATCAAAG GGTTCCTGGGGTTCGGCGAAGGATCCGTGCACCCGAGACCTCCTGGTCTCCTCCATATTTGCGGCAGCCAGCCGCAAGAGAAGGAAGTCGAAGGAGAAACCGCAGCCCAGCAGCTCGGACGACGATCTGGACTCTGTGTTCCTCAAGAAGGAGATCCCAGGTCAGAAGGCCAAcgcccaccacctcctccagacaGAAGCTCAGAGTCGGCTCGGTCCCAAAACGACACTGCCGGCACGAgctgaagagaggaaggagaatggAAAAACCGTGGAACTCGCTCCTAAAGCCAAGAGAGAACATCGAAAGTCCATTTTCCTGAAGGGCACGACACCGCCCAGACACCCTTCGCCTTGCCCCTCCCCAAATATCTACCAGTCGGTCCCTCAGGGGaagtcctcctcctcagatccACCGTCTCAGTTTGACGAGAACACGTCCGATCTGGGGACCATGAGCTCTGGAGCGTCGGTGCCGCGCTCAAGACCCAAAAAGTGGAGCGCAGGAATGTCCGCTGACCTCCCTGCTGGAGCGGTCCCGGGCTCAGGGGGATCTGCCGGGGCAGAAGTGAGCTCCATCACCTCCGACtactccaccacctcctccatcacattCTTGACGGGGGCGGAGTCCGGCGCGCTCAGCCCAGAGCTGCACGGCGGGGAGGAGGCGGACGACGAACGCAGCGAGCTCATTAGCGAGGGACGGCCCATGGAGACGGACAGCGAAAGCGACTTCCCGGTTTTCGCCCCCGACGGCGGAAACAGCCATTCCACCCCTCGTTCGGGGCAGAGCCTGGAGAAGAGCGAACTACGAGGAGAAGCGCAGGGGGGCACCGCCGGGAAGCTGGAAGCCCGGCGCCTTTTCCCGACGCAGAGGATGATCGAGtgcgacaccctctccagacgGTGGTCCCTgagacagaaaacagacagCGAATCCTCGGTGGAGGGTCTGAccgggggcagagagggcaacGAGGCCAAGGAGTCCTCCACGCGGCTGTCCCGGGTCCTGGGGGTTATCAAGAAGGGGCGGCCCGCGAGCAGCGTGAGCTCGTCCCCGCGCAGCGAGCCCGAGCGTCACGACGCAGCCTGGCACCTTAAGATCACCGAGCGGCTCAAATTCAGGCTCCGCACGTCCGCCGATGACATGTTCACCCAGAAGAATCGGACTCCGGACGCTCGCGGGAAGAAGAAAAGCATCCGGCGGAGGCACACGATGGGGGGCCAGCGGGACTTTGCGGAGTTGGCGATCATCAACGACTGGCgggagcagggcggcgtggaccAGGCAGCCGAGCTGTCGGCGCTGGACCGCCTCAAGCCCCGGTGTTCCTCCCAGGACTTCTCCATCCGGGACTGGATCTCCAGGGACCGCTGCAGGGACTCGGTCTCCAGCGTAGAGGTGGCGCCCAGAGCCGTTCCCGAGGACGACCATCAAGAGAACCAGGACGCCACAGCGGAGGGACCACGGAGTCCTGCGCCCCCCAACACGCAGCCGCTACCGGGGGAACACGTCAATGGCGGCGGACTGCAGAGTAAAAACAAAGGCAACCTCGGGGTCGACCCTCATCCGCACAAACTGTCCGGGGCACAAGTGGTCCGCTCCAGGTTTTACCAGTATCTGTGA